A stretch of the Streptomyces sp. NBC_01428 genome encodes the following:
- a CDS encoding alpha/beta fold hydrolase has translation MTPLSIPGFAQHRVRVDDGVSLHAAVGGSGSPVVLLHGFPQTHLMWRHVAADLAADHTVVCPDLRGYGASDKPAETGPEVYSKRTMARDVVRLAAELGHERFDLVGHDRGALVAFRAALDHPRAVTRVAVLDVLPTLDMWDALHGVSAAVAFHLYLMAQPPGLPERMIEGAPDAFFGHFLDVWANDPRAVPSGVRRHYLDACAAAVPSIVADYRASAGVDIDHDSADRAAGNRLAMPVTVLQQDWGATLGFHAEQLWSAWAPDLRHRTVDCGHFMAEEDPGLIGAEIRALGER, from the coding sequence GTGACACCCCTGAGCATCCCCGGATTCGCCCAGCACCGCGTGCGGGTCGACGACGGTGTCTCCCTGCACGCGGCGGTCGGCGGCAGCGGGTCGCCGGTCGTGCTGCTGCACGGCTTTCCGCAGACGCACCTCATGTGGCGGCACGTCGCCGCCGATCTCGCCGCCGACCACACGGTCGTCTGTCCCGACCTGCGCGGCTACGGAGCCAGTGACAAGCCCGCCGAGACCGGTCCCGAGGTGTACTCCAAGCGCACCATGGCCAGGGACGTCGTCCGCCTGGCGGCGGAGCTCGGGCACGAGCGCTTCGACCTGGTCGGCCACGACCGCGGCGCCCTCGTCGCCTTCCGCGCCGCCCTGGACCATCCGAGGGCGGTGACCCGCGTCGCCGTCCTGGACGTCCTGCCGACCCTCGACATGTGGGACGCGCTGCACGGCGTGTCCGCCGCGGTCGCCTTCCACCTCTATCTGATGGCTCAGCCGCCCGGCCTGCCCGAGCGGATGATCGAGGGCGCGCCCGACGCGTTCTTCGGCCACTTCCTCGACGTGTGGGCCAACGATCCGCGCGCGGTCCCCTCCGGCGTCCGCCGCCACTACCTCGACGCCTGCGCCGCGGCGGTGCCGTCGATCGTCGCCGACTACCGCGCCTCCGCCGGGGTCGACATCGACCACGACAGCGCCGACCGGGCCGCCGGGAACCGGCTGGCCATGCCCGTGACCGTGCTCCAGCAGGACTGGGGTGCCACGCTCGGCTTCCACGCCGAGCAGCTCTGGAGCGCCTGGGCGCCGGACCTGCGCCACCGCACGGTGGACTGCGGGCACTTCATGGCGGAGGAGGACCCCGGGCTGATCGGCGCCGAGATCCGCGCGCTCGGCGAGCGCTGA
- a CDS encoding NUDIX hydrolase, whose protein sequence is MRTPRQAARVVVLDPAGAVFMFRYDNVEVGVHWALPGGGLDPGETPLQAARRELREETGWDDIPLDGTLLCLWEHDFTRIGVPVRQHEHIFLTHGPRRDLTGELGSAHAADGILRGRWWTPDELSAAVEPLWPPQLPDLLAAVRRDGPPATPVDLGFVPQDPPATA, encoded by the coding sequence ATGCGGACTCCCAGGCAGGCGGCCAGAGTTGTGGTGCTGGATCCCGCCGGTGCCGTGTTCATGTTCCGGTACGACAACGTGGAGGTCGGCGTCCACTGGGCGCTGCCCGGCGGCGGGCTGGACCCCGGCGAGACACCGCTTCAGGCCGCCCGGCGCGAGCTCCGCGAGGAGACCGGCTGGGACGACATCCCTCTCGACGGGACGCTGTTGTGCCTGTGGGAACACGACTTCACCAGGATCGGCGTCCCCGTGCGGCAGCACGAACACATCTTTCTCACCCACGGCCCCCGCCGGGACCTGACCGGCGAACTCGGCTCGGCGCACGCCGCCGACGGGATCCTCCGCGGGAGGTGGTGGACGCCGGACGAGTTGTCGGCGGCCGTCGAGCCGTTGTGGCCGCCGCAGCTTCCGGACCTGCTCGCGGCCGTACGGCGCGACGGCCCGCCCGCGACCCCCGTCGACCTGGGCTTCGTGCCGCAGGATCCTCCCGCCACGGCCTGA
- a CDS encoding MbtH family protein, with protein sequence MTNPFENPEGLYRVLVNDEGQYSLWPDFVDVPAGWTVVHGPGPRRECLDHIESNWTDMRPKSLVESMRRKG encoded by the coding sequence ATGACCAACCCGTTCGAGAACCCCGAGGGCCTCTACCGCGTGCTCGTCAATGACGAGGGCCAGTACAGCCTGTGGCCCGACTTCGTCGACGTGCCCGCCGGCTGGACCGTGGTGCACGGCCCCGGCCCGCGCCGCGAGTGCCTGGACCACATCGAGAGCAACTGGACGGACATGCGCCCCAAGAGCCTCGTGGAGAGCATGCGGCGGAAGGGCTGA